The Electrophorus electricus isolate fEleEle1 chromosome 15, fEleEle1.pri, whole genome shotgun sequence genome segment gtgtgtgtgtgtttgattttttaaatttttttttatttttttttttaaacatctctaTATGGCCGGCTCTTTCAGAGTTGTTTCCTAGCTAGAGGTCTTTGTAAATCTGGTGAAGGTCATCTGTCACAAGCTGGAGATTTCAGTCATGCCGTTTCAGGAGCTGGATATGACTAACCTTTTTAAGAGAGTCAGCAAAGAATACTTTGAAccgttatctctctctctctctctctcctacacacacatcacaagaTCAGGTCTTATGTTTAGTCTAATTATATTGTAACTGTCATAGCATATCTCAAGGATGGCTTTCTAGGCCTGTTTTAAAACACACCCATTCGCCTTTTTAAAGTAAGCTTTTGTCTCAACAATTTGTCTCAGCATCTGAATTTTAAATGCCTAGCAATAGAGACAACTACTGaacaaagggtgtgtgtgcgtgcgagagagagaaaaacaaacagctgtttgTGCAGGAGTATCTGACTGCAGCATAGCAGTTTAGGGCATTTAGGAGATCAGTTTTGATAGCTTCATAAACCCTAGTTGATGCTTGCATGCCAAgactgggagagaaagagaaacatatttacagtgttgacctaGATTTTAGTGTGTTCTTTTGTGTCTGACTGGACTTATATAAAGCACTGTAAGTGTTAACAGGAGTTGTGCTGTACAAATGACAGTAAGAGAACTTGCACTGCATTCTAGATTGGCCTGCTACCTCATAGCTCAACAGGCCAcacatattttacagtttatatTTAGTTAAAGTAAAAGAAGTATGAAAAAGTCCAACCTGTTTCCTTGCTTACCCTGTTAACACAGTAAAGGAATACTTCATCCATTAATCCTGCCCTAGGTAGTATTTTGTGGTTTTCCTTGCAGACTTCCTTGTTTTAGAATAGTTGCACTGTCAGTGAGATTAAGTGAACTAAGAAAGCTCCGTCTAGCATACTGACCTGtagaattttaatttatataaactTTGTAcagcattgtttatttttactggtCTGAAGAATCAgtgtatttgtaaataaacaggaaaatattaatctgtctctttttttttaatatacctTAATTTCCAGTGGGAGACTTCAATTGGGCAGTCATACAACACTTTAATATGTTTACCCAATGTGTTCATTAATAAGAGCAATCAATCTAAATCACAGAAACCTAAATGCACAGGACCATAGGGGTTCAATCTCAATCCAACTTTCATATATTAATTATCAGTGAAATAATTCgatgcattttaatataaaatggtgTCTTGATTAGCTCTATTTATCTTCCCAGGTAATAGTCATATTATTTTAGTGAGTCTGTTAAGACGACTGCAGGCTGAAGGGTTAACCGTAGGCCGTGTTAGACAACCAGCTGAAGTCCTCCGCTTTGTCCCTGGAGTACTAGCGACAGACGAACACTACGCTTTCTATCTGGAACCTTTGTATCATTCTTATATTCATGACGGCATTTCACAAGAAACAGGCAAGGTTTTCAAAAAGGGCTCACGACCATTACAGCCTTTTGGAAACAGAACCAGCGAGCCCTTCCCAATCTCACTTGGCCCCGCGGTAGATGAGCTCGGCCATGCCATCTCTGATGCCGCTGATGTACTCGAGCATGGCGCGGTGCACCCGGTGCTCGTACAGGCCCGAGCGGCGGATGTGCCGCAGGAAGTTCGGCGCCCCGGGGAAAATGACGTTGTCGGCGAGGATGACGGAGCCCTCGCCGAGGAGCCCGCTACCCTCCAGCATCTGCAGGTCGGGCAGGTAGCACCGTTTCCAGTGGTCCATGAAGACGAAGTCGAGACGCTCGACGCCGTAGTTCTCGCGCAGGCACGGGATCACCTCGTCCGAGGGGCGCACGATCAGCTCCACCTGTGGGTGGTAGGAGGGAGAGCACGCCATGAGCCGGCGAGTGGAGGGCGGAGGTCATGACCTGAAGGAGCtcaaacatctttaaaaaaaaaaagaaaaaaaaaaagcatttgtagTAATAGCACACTAACTCTAGTTTAAAATATGTGCAGCATCTTGTTCAGTTACATAGTTTCATAAGGTCACTTAAGGacatgcaattttttttttcgttcTAAAAATAACAAAGACAAACCGCTTTGGGTAGTATACAATTAAAGTTATGTACAATCCATTTtaacacataaaacaacaaatagGGAGTTTAATCTTTACTTCAGAAAGGAAAATCGTATCAGATCTGAAAATATGCATACCGTTATATCCCTACTTCTGAGACCAGGTGCCGAGTGACTCACCGTGTCGTCGTCGAACCCTGCCAAGCGCACGATCTTCTCAGCCACCTCCGCGTTTCGCTGATCCATCTCCACGGAGTAGAGGCGCGCTCCGAGCGGCAGGGATCGGGCGATGCGCACGGCGCTGTAGCCGCAGTGCGTGCCCAGCTCCAGCACCGTCAGAGGCTGGTGCTCCTTCAGCAGCCGGTCCAGGATCATCCCTGAAGCGCACAGGTGAGACCAACTACGGGCACTGCTCACCACGCTCAATATCTGCGCCCCGACTTCCTCCCCAGCATGAGTGTAACATGTGCAATTCAAAGTGGTGTAGTTGAAGCTCAGGGATTAAACATCTCGACAGGATTTTGTCCCATCCATTTGGATTTGATCTCAAGACAGCGGGTAAAAGTAATTAATGAAACAACGGTGGTGACGCCAAAATCGTGCCAGGACTTTAACTTCTTGAACTTTTAAGCGTGTGGCAGACATTATTCATGTTATTAGCACTAATCGTTAAACTTGttcattatgtaaaaaaatgaGCCGTTGAAAAGTGCAGGACTggttaacagtgccacctaCTGGCAAATGGCCAAGCCtacattttaacagaaataaacGATTAAAATGATTCCGTGTTCATCTGTGCAGCtggatttattttaacaatgtaAGCGTTATTTCACCATTTTTGTGTGGGTTTCGGTTGGGTTACctatttactttctttttttgtttgttttttgtttttgtttcaaaatTCCTAGTACCTACATGTCGACCTAAGATTCCTCACGTTTCATGTGTTAATATTGTTATAGAGAGAATGACCAACTACCTGGCactacacacgtgtgtgttcttACCTTTTTTCGGACCTATGTGGCTAATAAACTCCACTTTGGTGCACCAGTCGTCAAAGGTGTCGAGGATACTGTCAGGGTCGCCCGGAATGGCATGCGTCAAGACGTACTGGTACACTCGCTCCTCTCTGCTGATGCCCGTTACGAGGTCCTGCACCCAGCGCAACAGCACGGCCCGGTAGAACAGTACGAAGTAATACCGGTACCGGATGAGCAGCGTGAGCAGGAGGGGCAGGAAGGCCAGACCGATGGCTGCCGAGACCATGGCTATGGGTCCACAAAGTCATGGGCATGATTCACTATCCTCAACCACATCGCAGAAGCACTCTCACATGCTGGTGGCTGATCAGGACTACTTGAATAGGGCTTTTAGTCTGtctaaatgtgttaaatattttcacacaaCTTCAGGAAATCATGTTTATTCAATGTAAGTGAAAGACACATAGCATAAACTCTGACACATGGAGGGGCTGAAAATTGGCCGACACTCAGCAACAGGCTGTGCGACATTAGGCTTAGGGGGAAGGCAAAGTATGGAAAACGCCTCAGTGAATAAACGGCTGGGTGCTGTCATACAGTCAGTGGTGACAGGATGGATGCTGTGAGACACTTTGATATCTgatggtttgttttgttatgaaCAGACTTAGACTTTTTGTTTCATCAAaatgtctgtgcacacacaagtGAAAGAAATCACCTACAAGACAATACACGAGACTACAAAGTTTAAAAATGCcatctttgtttacatttttgtacttTGGTGTTCTCATGAGTCTTTCTCATGTTAAGCCTTTAATCCACGAGTCCTTCCAGAGTATTCTCCTGAACCAGAGTAACCAGAGACTGTAATACCAAAAACCAATGGAGTCATAGAGACTGTACTCAGGTCAGTCACTGAACATGCAGAAGGTAAATAGTATTAATAGTATGACTTATTACCTACTgagtaacatttaaaatatactgaGATCAGTACGCTATACAACACTCAGTGAAAGCAGTCTGCATTGAAACATGTAAGAACTGTCCTcagttctattctattctattctcaGTCACTTAACACTCACTATGGAAACTGACACCTGTAACAATAATTTGCCAATCCCAGATAAGAGCCAGATAATAGCTGTCTtctgagaaaaaacaaaacaaacccccccccccccaaataaaacCACACTATAGTATGTTAGAACTGTACTTAGGTCAGTTGTGATGTAAACGACACTGATGTACACAACATTTCAACATCCATCCCACTGTCCATAAAATACCTGAAATAGCCTGCCTCACCTGTGAACGTTCTTCCACTTGAAAGATGACAAGAAGGGATGGTTTAAAGGATGATGTAGAAAAATGGAAAGGATACAGATAAGACCTGAACAAGTGgactttctttgtgtgtgtgtgtgtgtgtgtgtgtgtgtgtgtgtgtgtgagtgtgtgtatgtgtgtgtgtgtgtgtgtgtgtgtaggaagagagaaaagtgtGGGCAGAGGGAGACTAGTCATGTCCCAGCCAATCAGGTTCATGCTCTGAATTATTGATCGGTACTCTTCTtacacagagtgcagtgtgagaACGGACCCTTGCAACATGAGGCTCACCCAAACGTGCCTTCACATTTACCTCCACTTCACTCCTGTACTTGGCTCCTTTTCATATTGTGTCCACCTGCATTCCAACCTATACTGAAGTGAGAACAGACATACCTTTAGCTGCGAAGGGTGGAGTTTTGCATTTGAACATCGCTCACCGCAGCAGGTGTGAGATGAATCGGATTCAGTTACTTTTGCTTCTCTcttatctttgttttgttttgttttttttgtttataactttgttttcttgtgttctctctttcacaccaTGTATTCATGAcatgtaatatgtaaaatatgtgcAAGACATGTAAAATGAACTATATCCATTAATACATTAAAGCGTGCCTTCCtctgtaaaaatataaacactCATCTAATGTAACCTTTAAACTTAAATTTTTTAGAtactttgaaatatttaaagagatGTGATTCGGATGTTCAGTACTAGctgaaaacaatgtttcatCACAACCATGACaatttacataaattatttcCTGTACgatgtcttttaaaaaattacatttctaatACAATACATATAAGAATAGTTATCGTATATTCTTAGAGTATACATGTACTGAGTTTCTAATAAAACTAACTAGATTTTTATCTTATTTCTTAAATCTTAACGAGTCATGATGTTGCCTAATTCCCaaattattagattattaaacatgttattacagtattagaCATATTTT includes the following:
- the tomt gene encoding transmembrane O-methyltransferase homolog translates to MVSAAIGLAFLPLLLTLLIRYRYYFVLFYRAVLLRWVQDLVTGISREERVYQYVLTHAIPGDPDSILDTFDDWCTKVEFISHIGPKKGMILDRLLKEHQPLTVLELGTHCGYSAVRIARSLPLGARLYSVEMDQRNAEVAEKIVRLAGFDDDTVELIVRPSDEVIPCLRENYGVERLDFVFMDHWKRCYLPDLQMLEGSGLLGEGSVILADNVIFPGAPNFLRHIRRSGLYEHRVHRAMLEYISGIRDGMAELIYRGAK